The Phoenix dactylifera cultivar Barhee BC4 chromosome 12, palm_55x_up_171113_PBpolish2nd_filt_p, whole genome shotgun sequence genome includes the window GGGCAGAACCCCTCCATGGGCGATGGTCACCCCGGCGAGAAGCTTGCCCAGCTCCTCGTCGTTCCTCACCGCCAGAAGCACGTGCCTCGGGATGATCCGGTTTTTCTTGTTATCCCGCGCCGCGTTCCCGGCCAACTCCAGAAcctattaatcccacatcgcgAACGGAATAGAACGTCAGGCGACTCCAGATCTACCATCGTAATAAGAGTGAACCGCAAAATGCATAAGGAATTACCTCGGCGGCGAGGTACTCGAGGACGGCGGCGAGGTAGACGGGCGCGCCGGTGCCGACGCGCTGGGAGTAGCGGCCTTTCTTGAGGTAACGACCGATCCGGCCGACCGGGAACTGGAGGCCGGCCTTGACCGACCGGGATACCGGCTTCTTCTTTGGGCCTCCGCCCTTCCGGCCGCCTGCGCCCTTCTTAATCTTCCCCCCggtctccatctctctctccttgGAAATTAGCAGTTGGGAGGTACCAGCCGGAGGATGAGGCTCCTTTTATATATCAAAGTGGAGGGAGGTCTCCTCTTCCGGATCGGGTAATATTGGCCGTTGGATTCGCTTCTGATCCACGGCTGAGAGTATCTTGGATGGCGATCCGTGGCGGTAGGGATTCGACCAATCCGGTGAGGGTTTTAAGTTTCTGTTATTAGAATACTAGGTAGAAATACATCATGACAATCAAGTCGACAATTCTCGCCTCTAACCAATGGGCAACCTTCCCGTGTGGACCCTGTCATCCGATTGGACGCTGATTGGGGACCTCGAATGGTTTGTTTCGATGCGTGGTCGTCTCATGCGGTATGATGTTGCATGATGAGGAGAAGGAAAATTCGCGGAGGCGGTCCAAGTGGCAAATATTTTATTCTGACGACAAACCCTGCCATTAGTCGTGGGAAAGAAGATGCCGCAGCAGATGGCGATATCTTGGCCGTCCATCTCCGTCCAGACCATGAAAACAACGTGACATGGGAAAGCTTTACGGGCTACTGGCTTTTGCTGTTTTAGATAATGGCATTATAACCGTTTATATAATGGTTTGGCGACCTCCATCATATTATGAAGATAAGTAAAGCGGAAAAAAATATAGTAAAAGTTATTTTTGATTATTATTTTCTCTTATAACGGATTgttgtaacataaataatatttattgttttttcgttgtatttctaaataaaataacattatttttaaattttaatttttttcaaagtgCTTTACAAAAATGATTTTTTGCTATAAAACATACTATTTTTCTCAATAAAAAGACAAaagaatattattattatttttctgttatTGTATGTTATTTTCCTCATACTAAAGGACACTATTTTAATAATTGTTTTAATATAAAAACTTTAAAAACTATTTTGTGTTAAATAATGGTTGTTATAATTGTTAGAATGGttaataacattttttttagcAGGAGACAGATATCGTAGGATAATATGTGCTTCCAATGCGCAAGCTAAGCCAAGTATGGAAGAGTCTCAAGATAGTTGTATatgtgtacatacatacatacatacatacatgcttgtatgaatgtatgtatgtatgtatgtatgtacgtaccATAAGAGCTCCCTAGTGCATCAATGGCCTAGTAATCTGGTCCTTGTTGACAACCGCATAGAGAAACTCCATTGCTGTATCAACTATTATAGTCAAAAAGCATATAATCCGCAAGTATGATAACTGATGAGGGGCAAAATGGGTCGTCCTATTTTTTGGCACAATCATCCAATTTTGGCCAAGCCGACCCTAAGAGGCCGAACtctagaaggccgagctcaggagGCCAACCTCAGAAGATTGAACTCCAGAAGGCCCATCTCAAAAGGCCAAACTCGGGAGGGTTGGAGACCGATCAAGAGGTCAACCCTAGAAGGCCAACTTTAGAAAGCCGAACTTCAAAAAGCCGACCTCATAAGGCCGAGCCCAGAAGGCTAATCCCAGGAGGCCGAGCTCAAGAGGCCAAgttcagaagaccgagct containing:
- the LOC103696590 gene encoding histone H2A; protein product: METGGKIKKGAGGRKGGGPKKKPVSRSVKAGLQFPVGRIGRYLKKGRYSQRVGTGAPVYLAAVLEYLAAEVLELAGNAARDNKKNRIIPRHVLLAVRNDEELGKLLAGVTIAHGGVLPNINPVLLPKKTASKEPKSPSKATKSPKKA